Proteins co-encoded in one Malus sylvestris chromosome 7, drMalSylv7.2, whole genome shotgun sequence genomic window:
- the LOC126629127 gene encoding protein RNA-directed DNA methylation 3-like isoform X2 — MASKGKGIAAGGGFSGGKRKHDDDKSGGGRKRSNPGVLRFFEDAAAESDDEIDSDFDDDFMDEEFETEPVAQNDPGKAHNLPFVPKEEDLDGEEFEKMMEERYRSGSSYATYAEDNFENKRSIDGNVLPSVKDPVIWKVKCMVGRERHSAFCMMQKFVDFRSLGTKLQIVSAFAVEHIKGFVFIEADKQSDINEACKGICSIYPSRVMPVPNNEVSHLLSPRTKSNGITAGMWARVKNGNYKGDLAQVVFVNDLRKRATLKLIPRIDLQAMAAKFGGGGTRKKRPAPAPRLISSNELEEFRPLIQYRTDRESGMKFEFLDGLMFKDGYLYKKVSIDSLSFWGVMPSEEELLKFKPSENTKNEDEDWLTELYGTTEKKRRTIKIEEGGGKGEGSSGSMGKGEGSSGSMGKGEGSSGPMGKGEGSSQSMGKGEGSSGSKGKGEGSSGSMGKGEDSSTSMGKGGGSSGSGGSGFELYDLVCFGRKDFGLVIGMEKDDSYKILKEGVEGPIVLMVQKRELKNVLSDMKFTALDRHMKAICVSDTVKVSEGLLEGRQGIVKQIYRGTIFLYDENQSENGGYFCSKSQMCEKVKLYIDSSKEMDGDSGALGFGDFMSSPKSPLSPKKPWQERDSNFNQGDKDGMFSIGQTVRIRVGPLKGYLCRILAIRRADITVKLDSQQKVLTVTKEHISEVRGKSSSVLISEDPESSLKPFDLLGTEGGSNDWTNGAGVSAGGDGWNAGGASAGGGGWNAGGASGDSNSWASANPINDVKKDDDTSWGSKAAPSTASSWGAAAGAPADNNNQGAGWGKSDAWGKSSAKTEGDSSAPDNNDQGAGWGKRDTWGKSSAKTGADSSAPADNNDQGTGWGKSDSWGKSSSKTGGDSSAPHNNDQGAGSGRSGSWGQKAEPAGTSKLDSWGKGKNVVEAGSWGKNSDAPSGDISSPGWGQQKSWDKGNAVSSDGPAWGKPQNKATGNWSSKDESSAGDAGWKSSVPAENVQTGSWGKAGGGSTESKQDGSSSWGKPAGDSWGKQTGGSSWGKQADVTAGGVGNNGGKWGKGSVTNEEQSGGGGDQVSKWGQKGTWNSGSSETGGNQESSWGKKSDGNIGSTSSGGNQNSTWGKTINLNSGSGDTGGNLDSSWGKKSTWNSQSSENSGNQDSSWGKKSDWKSGSDDTGGNHDSTWGKKSSWNSGSGDADQKSSWGSKSSWNSTDGGNGDQPEDSSGGRGGRGFGDGGRRGGFGGRGGGGGSGACFKCGESGHMSRECPQGGGGGKGGACFKCGESGHMSRECPQGGGGGKGGACFKCGESGHMSRECPQGGGGSKGGACFKCGESGHMSRECPQGGGGGKGGACFKCGEAGHMSRECPQGGGGGGGGACFKCGESGHMARDCSQGGGGYGGGNRSGGGGGGACYKCGESGHMARDCSQGGGSYGGGSRSGGGGGSGACFKCGESGHMARECPQGGGGGSSGACYKCGESGHMARDCSQGGGGYGGGGRSGGGGGGASGGCYKCGQSGHFARECPNSG, encoded by the exons ATGGCGTCGAAGGGAAAGGGGATCGCCGCCGGAGGTGGATTCTCCGGCGGGAAGCGCAAGCACGACGACGACAAGTCCGGTGGTGGCCGGAAGAGGAGCAACCCCGGCGTCCTCAGATTCTTCGAAGACGCCGCtgccgaatccgacgacgaaaTCGACAGTGATTTCGATGACG ATTTTATGGACGAAGAATTTGAAACAGAACCTGTAGCCCAGAATGACCCAGGGAAAGCACATAACCTTCCATTCGTTCCTAAAGAGGAGGATCTGGATGGTGAAGAATTTGAAAAAATGATGGAAGAACGATACAGGAGTGGTTCTAGCTATGCAACCTATGCTGAAGATAATTTTGAGAACAAAAGGTCGATTGATGGAAATGTTCTGCCTTCTGTTAAGGATCCAGTCATCTGGAAAGTGAAATGCATG GTTGGACGTGAGAGGCATTCAGCTTTCTGTATGATGCAAAAGTTTGTTGACTTCCGATCACTAGGTACCAAACTACAGATTGTTTCTGCATTTGCTGTTGAGCACATCAAGGGTTTTGTTTTCATTGAAGCTGACAAGCAGTCTGATATTAATGAG GCATGTAAAGGAATTTGTAGTATATACCCTTCCCGAGTAATGCCAGTTCCAAATAACGAAGTTTCTCATTTGCTGTCTCCTCGGACTAAATCCAATGGAATTACTGCTGGCATGTGGGCCCGTGTGAAGAATGGGAACTACAAGGGTGATTTGGCACAG GTTGTGTTTGTGAACGATTTACGAAAAAGAGCGACCTTAAAGCTGATCCCCAGAATTGATCTTCAAGCAATGGCTGCAAAATTT GGTGGAGGAGGTACTAGAAAGAAAAGGCCTGCTCCTGCCCCGAGATTGATCAGCTCAAACGAACTCGA GGAGTTCCGCCCTCTCATTCAGTACAGGACTGATCGTGAAAGTGGCATGAAGTTTGAGTTTCTTGATGGTCTGATGTTCAAGGATGGATATTTGTACAAAAAAGTATCAATAGATTCATTAAGCTTCTGGGGTGTTATGCCATCAGAAGAGGAACTACTGAAATTCAAACCTTCTGAGAACACCAAAAATGAGGATGAGGACTGGCTTACTGAACTTTATGGTAcaacagaaaagaaaaggcgGACCATCAAAATTGAAGAAGGTGGTGGTAAAGGAGAGGGTTCATCAG GGTCTATGGGGAAAGGAGAGGGCTCATCAGGGTCTATGGGGAAAGGAGAGGGTTCATCAGGACCTATGGGGAAAGGAGAGGGCTCATCGCAGTCTATGGGGAAAGGAGAGGGTTCATCTGGGTCCAAGGGGAAAGGAGAAGGTTCATCAGGTTCTATGGGGAAGGGAGAGGACTCATCAACGTCTATGGGGAAAGGCGGGGGTTCTTCAGGTTCTGGTGGGAGTGGTTTTGAACTGTATGATCTTGTTTGTTTTGG CCGGAAAGATTTTGGTCTTGTAATAGGCATGGAGAAAGATGATAGTTACAAG ATTCTGAAAGAGGGAGTGGAAGGACCTATTGTGCTGATGGTTCAGAAACGTGAGTTAAAGAATGTTCTTTCTGATATGAAATTTACGGCTTTAGATCGGCACATGAAGGCCATATGCGTTAGTGATACTGTCAAAGTGTCGGAAGGACTGTTGGAG GGTAGGCAGGGTATTGTTAAGCAAATATATAGAGGCACCATATTCTTGTATGATGAGAACCAGTCAGAAAATGGTGGTTATTTTTGCTCAAAATCCCAAATGTGTGAGAAAGTTAAGCTTTACATTGATTCTAGCAAAGAAATG GATGGGGACTCAGGTGCTCTGGGTTTTGGAGATTTCATGTCGTCTCCTAAATCCCCGCTATCGCCAAAAAAGCCATGGCAAGAAAGGGATAGTAACT TCAATCAGGGTGATAAAGATGGAATGTTCTCAATTGGTCAAACTGTAAGAATCCGTGTGGGTCCGTTGAAGGGATACCTCTGTCGAATCTTGGCTATACGTCGTGCTGATATTACTGTTAAGCTTGATTCTCAGCAAAAGGTTCTCACAG TTACAAAAGAGCATATTTCTGAAGTTCGTGGAAAGAGTTCTAGTGTGCTGATTAG TGAGGATCCGGAGTCCAGTTTAAAACCATTTGATTTGCTCGGAACGGAAGGAGGGTCCAATG ACTGGACAAATGGAGCTGGGGTATCTGCTGGGGGTGATGGGTGGAATGCTGGAGGGGCATCAGCCGGGGGTGGTGGGTGGAATGCTGGAGGGGCATCTGGTGATAG TAATTCTTGGGCTAGTGCAAATCCTATTAATGATGTGAAAAAAG ATGATGATACTTCTTGGGGGAGCAAAGCAGCTCCAAGTACAGCTTCGTCCTGGGGTGCAGCAGCAGGAGCACCTGCAGATAACAACAATCAAGGTGCTGGCTGGGGAAAAAGTGATGCTTGGGGAAAATCAAGTGCCAAAACTGAAGGTGACAGTAGTGCACCAGATAACAATGATCAAGGTGCTGGCTGGGGAAAAAGAGACACTTGGGGAAAATCAAGTGCTAAAACTGGGGCTGACAGCAGCGCACCAGCAGATAATAATGATCAAGGCACTGGCTGGGGAAAAAGCGACTCATGGGGGAAATCAAGTTCTAAAACTGGGGGTGACAGCAGTGCCCCACATAACAATGATCAGGGTGCTGGCTCGGGAAGAAGTGGCTCTTGGGGGCAGAAGGCTGAACCTGCTGGGACGAGTAAACTGGATTCATGGGGCAAGGGTAAAAATGTTGTTGAAGCAGGATCATGGGGAAAGAATTCTGATGCACCATCTGGGGATATTTCAAGTCCTGGGTGGGGTCAACAGAAATCTTGGGACAAAGGAAATGCAGTCAGTAGTGATGGGCCTGCTTGGGGTAAGCCTCAGAATAAAGCCACAGGGAACTGGAGCAGTAAAGATGAATCAAGTGCTGGCGATGCAGGGTGGAAAAGTTCAGTACCAGCTGAAAATGTTCAGACTGGAAGCTGGGGTAAGGCAGGTGGCGGTTCAACCGAGAGTAAACAAGATGGCAGTTCTTCTTGGGGTAAGCCAGCTGGAGATTCATGGGGTAAACAAACTGGAGGCTCTTCATGGGGTAAACAAGCTGATGTAACCGCTGGCGGAGTGGGGAACAACGGAGGCAAGTGGGGCAAAGGATCTGTCACCAATGAAGAACAAAGTGGTGGAGGGGGAGATCAGGTTTCTAAATGGGGCCAAAAAGGCACTTGGAACTCAGGATCTAGTGAGACTGGTGGCAATCAAGAATCTAGTTGGGGTAAGAAAAGCGATGGGAACATCGGATCTACTTCCTCAGGTGGGAACCAAAATTCTACTTGGGGCAAGACAATCAATTTGAACTCTGGATCTGGTGACACTGGTGGAAATCTTGATTCTAGTTGGGGGAAGAAGAGTACTTGGAATTCTCAATCTAGTGAGAATAGTGGCAATCAAGATTCTAGTTGGGGGAAGAAAAGTGATTGGAAATCTGGATCTGATGACACCGGTGGGAACCATGATTCAACTTGGGGCAAAAAAAGTAGTTGGAACTCAGGATCTGGTGATGCAGATCAGAAATCTAGTTGGGGCAGTAAAAGCAGTTGGAATTCAACAGATGGTGGGAATGGAGACCAACCTGAGGATTCAAGTGGTGGGAGAGGTGGACGGGGTTTTGGAGATGGTGGGCGTAGAGGGGGTTTTGGGGGAAGAGGTGGAGGCGGGGGCAGTGGTGCTTGCTTCAAATGTGGTGAGTCCGGGCACATGTCGAGGGAGTGTCCCCAGGGCGGTGGAGGTGGTAAAGGTGGTGCTTGCTTCAAGTGTGGTGAGTCTGGGCACATGTCGAGGGAGTGCCCCCAGGGCGGTGGAGGCGGTAAAGGTGGTGCTTGCTTCAAGTGTGGTGAGTCCGGGCACATGTCGAGGGAGTGCCCCCAGGGTGGTGGAGGCAGTAAAGGTGGTGCTTGCTTCAAGTGTGGTGAGTCCGGGCACATGTCAAGGGAGTGCCCCCAGGGTGGTGGAGGCGGTAAAGGTGGTGCTTGCTTCAAATGTGGTGAGGCAGGGCACATGTCGAGGGAGTGCCCCCAGGGCGGTGGAGGTGGTGGAGGTGGTGCTTGCTTCAAGTGCGGTGAGTCCGGGCACATGGCAAGGGACTGCTCCCAAGGCGGTGGGGGCTATGGTGGTGGCAACCGCAGcggtggtggaggtggtggtgctTGCTACAAGTGTGGTGAGTCGGGGCACATGGCGAGGGACTGCTCCCAGGGCGGTGGAAGCTATGGTGGTGGCAGCCGTAGCGGTGGAGGTGGCGGCAGTGGTGCTTGCTTCAAGTGTGGTGAGTCAGGGCACATGGCGAGGGAGTGCCCCCAGGGCGGTGGAGGTGGTAGCAGTGGTGCTTGCTACAAATGTGGTGAGTCTGGGCACATGGCGAGGGATTGCTCCCAGGGCGGTGGAGGCTATGGTGGTGGTGGCCGTAGCGGTGGTGGAGGCGGTGGTGCTTCCGGTGGCTGCTACAAGTGCGGACAGTCCGGCCATTTCGCAAGGGAGTGCCCCAACAGTGGTTAA